One window of the Pedobacter ginsengisoli genome contains the following:
- a CDS encoding DUF86 domain-containing protein — protein MLLSNIELLNHILDEVSFVLNAVKGKEKDFVINDPVLSRAIIRSLEIIGEASAKVDPDFKLEHPEVEWRKMSNTRNRLIHDYFGVDYDIVWDIIISKLPDLEQAVKSIVSEK, from the coding sequence ATGTTGCTATCTAACATCGAATTACTTAATCACATACTTGACGAGGTTTCTTTTGTACTGAATGCAGTTAAAGGAAAAGAAAAGGATTTCGTGATAAACGACCCTGTATTGTCAAGAGCGATTATCCGAAGCCTTGAGATTATCGGCGAAGCAAGTGCAAAAGTGGATCCTGATTTTAAATTGGAGCATCCGGAAGTGGAGTGGAGAAAGATGTCGAATACTCGTAATCGGCTGATTCACGATTATTTTGGCGTTGATTATGATATTGTCTGGGATATCATAATTTCAAAGCTGCCTGATCTGGAACAAGCTGTTAAGTCTATTGTTTCTGAAAAATAA
- a CDS encoding nucleotidyltransferase family protein, which translates to MHTAVQNKRTLISLLKANGQKLRSYGVSSLSVFGSFITGKYNADSDVDLLIDFDPKQKSYDNFMDLSFFLEDLLGRKVEVVTPQSLSKYIGPHILKEAEHVAI; encoded by the coding sequence ATGCACACTGCAGTACAAAATAAGCGGACATTAATTTCATTGCTCAAGGCTAATGGCCAGAAATTGAGATCATATGGTGTTTCTAGTCTTAGTGTTTTTGGTTCATTTATTACAGGTAAATACAATGCTGATAGTGATGTTGATCTTTTAATAGATTTTGATCCGAAGCAGAAAAGTTATGATAATTTCATGGACTTATCGTTTTTTTTAGAAGATTTGCTGGGTAGAAAGGTAGAAGTGGTTACACCGCAATCTTTAAGCAAATATATAGGACCACATATATTAAAAGAGGCTGAACATGTTGCTATCTAA
- the era gene encoding GTPase Era, producing the protein MSHKAGFVSIIGKPNVGKSTLMNALVGEKLSIITPKAQTTRHRILGIVNEEDYQIVFSDTPGIIKPRYGLQDSMMSSVKGALTDADLILFVTDINEQHDENDVLEKIINTTIPMIVLINKIDNATQEQVDEKAAYWKEKLNPKHIYAISALHNYNLEGILAMILDHLPEHAPFYDKDDLTDRNQRFFVSEIIREKIFNNYQKEIPYSTEVVITSFKEEEKITRISAEIIVERDSQKNILIGKGGASLKKVGMEARKDIEKFLDQKVFLETFVKVIPDWRSKKNYLKGFGYEN; encoded by the coding sequence ATGTCGCATAAAGCAGGTTTTGTAAGTATCATAGGTAAGCCCAATGTGGGTAAATCAACCTTAATGAATGCCCTGGTGGGCGAAAAGCTTTCAATCATCACTCCGAAAGCCCAAACAACCCGCCACCGTATTTTAGGAATTGTTAATGAAGAAGACTACCAAATAGTTTTTTCTGACACCCCGGGCATCATAAAACCTAGATATGGCCTGCAGGATTCTATGATGAGCTCAGTAAAAGGTGCACTAACTGATGCCGATCTGATCCTCTTTGTTACCGACATAAATGAACAGCACGACGAGAATGATGTATTAGAGAAAATCATCAATACTACAATTCCAATGATCGTGCTAATCAACAAAATCGACAATGCAACCCAGGAACAGGTAGATGAAAAGGCAGCGTACTGGAAAGAAAAACTAAATCCAAAGCATATATATGCCATCTCTGCCCTGCACAACTACAATCTTGAAGGCATTCTGGCCATGATTTTAGACCACCTGCCTGAACATGCACCTTTTTATGATAAAGATGACCTTACAGATCGTAACCAAAGATTCTTCGTATCAGAAATCATCAGAGAAAAGATCTTTAACAACTATCAGAAAGAAATCCCCTACAGCACAGAGGTAGTGATAACTTCATTTAAAGAAGAAGAAAAAATCACAAGAATCAGTGCTGAAATTATTGTAGAGCGCGATTCTCAAAAAAACATCCTGATAGGAAAAGGCGGCGCAAGTCTTAAAAAAGTAGGCATGGAAGCCCGCAAGGATATCGAGAAATTTTTGGATCAGAAAGTATTTCTTGAAACCTTTGTAAAAGTAATTCCCGACTGGCGCAGTAAAAAGAACTACTTAAAAGGTTTCGGGTACGAAAATTAA
- the der gene encoding ribosome biogenesis GTPase Der — protein MSNIIAIVGRPNVGKSTLFNRLTESRKAIVDDFSGVTRDRHYGSAEWIDKQFTVIDTGGYVANSEDVFETAIREQVVIAIEEATALLFLVDVTTGITDLDDEIAQLLRRSNKPVFVVVNKVDNTQLQNDAAVFYGFGLGEIYPISSMTGSGTGDLLDEVIKNFEDLPEEENTLPKITIVGRPNVGKSSLINALIGKDRNIVTPIAGTTRDSIHIHYNQFGHEFMFIDTAGLRKKTKVKENIEFYSVMRTIKALEEADVVILMVDATEGLESQDVNIFHLAEKNKKGVVVLVNKWDLIEKDNKTAKAFEDQIRQKLQPFTDIPIIFTSVVTKQRIFQAIETALEVYKNRSKKIPTSKLNDVMLPIIENYPPPALKGKYIKIKYITQINGTSPMFAFFCNLPQYIKEPYKRFIENKLREHFNFSGVPIQIYFRQK, from the coding sequence ATGAGCAATATTATCGCAATCGTCGGAAGACCAAACGTAGGCAAATCTACCCTATTTAACCGCTTAACAGAAAGTCGTAAAGCAATTGTCGATGATTTTAGCGGCGTAACCCGCGACCGCCATTACGGTTCGGCCGAATGGATAGACAAACAATTCACCGTAATTGATACCGGTGGTTACGTAGCCAACTCTGAAGATGTTTTTGAAACAGCAATCCGCGAACAGGTTGTTATCGCTATCGAAGAAGCAACAGCATTATTATTCCTGGTTGATGTAACAACCGGAATTACCGACCTTGACGATGAAATTGCACAACTACTTAGAAGAAGCAATAAACCTGTATTTGTAGTAGTAAACAAGGTTGATAACACCCAATTACAAAACGACGCTGCTGTATTCTACGGATTTGGCCTTGGCGAAATCTACCCTATCTCGTCTATGACAGGATCAGGAACAGGCGACCTTCTTGATGAGGTGATCAAAAACTTTGAAGATCTTCCTGAAGAAGAAAACACCCTTCCTAAAATCACAATTGTAGGCCGTCCAAACGTTGGTAAATCATCTTTAATCAACGCCCTGATCGGCAAGGACAGAAACATTGTTACTCCAATAGCAGGAACTACCAGAGATTCTATACATATCCACTACAACCAGTTCGGCCATGAATTTATGTTTATCGATACTGCTGGTTTACGTAAAAAAACCAAGGTAAAAGAGAACATCGAATTCTATTCTGTAATGCGTACCATTAAAGCATTGGAAGAAGCCGATGTGGTTATCCTGATGGTTGATGCAACTGAAGGCCTGGAGTCGCAAGATGTAAACATCTTCCACCTTGCAGAGAAAAACAAAAAAGGCGTTGTAGTGCTGGTAAACAAGTGGGATTTAATAGAGAAAGACAACAAAACGGCTAAAGCTTTTGAAGACCAGATCCGTCAGAAATTACAGCCATTTACTGATATCCCAATTATTTTCACTTCAGTAGTAACCAAACAACGTATTTTCCAGGCAATAGAAACAGCGCTTGAAGTATATAAAAACAGAAGCAAAAAAATCCCTACATCTAAGTTAAACGATGTAATGTTGCCGATTATAGAGAACTATCCGCCACCTGCGTTAAAAGGAAAATACATTAAAATAAAATACATTACACAGATCAACGGAACATCTCCAATGTTTGCATTCTTCTGTAACTTACCTCAATACATTAAAGAACCTTACAAAAGGTTTATAGAAAATAAGCTTCGCGAACATTTCAATTTTAGCGGAGTGCCAATCCAGATTTATTTCAGACAGAAATAA
- a CDS encoding S41 family peptidase — MKKNTRYNLLIALTYSVTLIGGMFFGYKFLKDQGYNFQKVTYVADNNAQKVNEILHIINKNYVDEVNADSLNNLPIDSLLHKLDPHSIYLPPAKANEFAETLNGNFEGIGIEYYILNDTLLITNVIKDGPAFLAGIKQGDRIIKIDTIAVSGQALPREQMIGKIKGKKGTAVKLTIVHPGSTLATVFTVKRARVVVSSIDASYMLNNEVGYVRISKFGSETDRDFVESIKSLKAAGMKKLVLDLRDNGGGYLTAATGLANQILEENKLIVYTEGKHEPRTDYVATGGGEFEDGKLVVLINENTASASEILAGAVQDLNRGLIIGRRSFGKGLVQEQFPFVDGSALNLTIARYYTPSGRSIQKSYKDGYKAYQEEIENRFNDGELTSKRLVKKDSVKGRFAAGGIQPDIYVKMDTMGYNKCYTTLASKKILFDFVYDVLASRYSAPFIEQNLATFNVSDADYRDLLKYIQNRNVVVDQKQLALAKPLILNDMKVLLCKYHLGDAGYYKALNLSDAMVKQALTSLQ; from the coding sequence ATGAAAAAGAATACCCGATATAATCTCTTAATTGCCCTCACTTATTCTGTAACTTTAATAGGTGGGATGTTTTTTGGGTACAAGTTTTTGAAGGACCAGGGGTACAACTTCCAAAAGGTAACTTATGTGGCAGATAACAATGCCCAAAAGGTGAACGAAATTCTTCATATCATCAATAAAAACTACGTTGATGAGGTTAATGCCGATAGTTTAAATAACCTGCCTATTGATAGTTTATTGCATAAACTGGACCCCCATAGCATCTATCTTCCGCCGGCAAAAGCAAATGAATTTGCCGAAACTTTAAATGGAAATTTTGAAGGGATTGGTATTGAGTATTATATTTTGAATGATACACTGCTGATTACCAATGTAATTAAAGATGGGCCGGCATTTTTAGCAGGAATAAAGCAGGGCGACAGGATTATTAAAATAGATACAATTGCTGTAAGCGGGCAGGCTTTGCCACGCGAGCAGATGATTGGCAAAATTAAAGGGAAAAAAGGTACGGCGGTAAAATTGACTATTGTGCATCCGGGCAGTACGCTGGCAACTGTTTTTACTGTAAAACGCGCCAGGGTAGTTGTGAGCAGTATTGATGCTTCGTATATGTTGAATAATGAGGTTGGATATGTGAGGATCAGTAAGTTCGGTTCTGAAACCGACCGTGATTTTGTGGAGTCGATTAAGTCGCTTAAGGCTGCGGGGATGAAAAAACTGGTGCTCGATCTTCGTGATAATGGCGGCGGATATTTAACGGCTGCTACCGGGTTGGCCAATCAAATTCTTGAGGAAAATAAGCTGATTGTTTATACAGAGGGAAAGCATGAGCCACGTACGGATTATGTGGCTACGGGTGGTGGCGAGTTTGAAGACGGTAAGCTGGTAGTGCTGATTAATGAAAATACGGCTTCGGCCAGCGAAATTCTGGCAGGTGCGGTTCAGGATCTTAACAGGGGCCTTATTATTGGACGCAGGTCTTTTGGTAAAGGGCTTGTTCAGGAGCAGTTTCCTTTTGTAGATGGGTCGGCATTGAACTTAACCATTGCACGTTACTATACCCCATCGGGCAGAAGCATACAGAAATCGTATAAAGATGGCTATAAAGCTTATCAAGAAGAGATTGAGAACCGCTTTAATGATGGCGAGCTTACTTCAAAAAGGTTAGTTAAAAAGGATAGTGTAAAGGGCAGATTTGCTGCTGGTGGCATACAGCCTGATATTTATGTTAAAATGGATACCATGGGGTATAACAAATGTTATACTACGCTGGCCTCGAAAAAGATATTGTTTGATTTTGTTTACGATGTTCTGGCCAGCAGGTACTCGGCTCCGTTTATTGAGCAGAACCTGGCTACTTTTAATGTGAGCGATGCTGACTATAGGGATCTGCTGAAGTATATCCAGAACCGGAATGTGGTTGTTGACCAAAAGCAGCTGGCTTTGGCAAAACCACTTATTTTAAATGATATGAAGGTGCTTTTATGCAAGTATCACTTAGGTGATGCGGGTTATTATAAAGCGCTTAACCTAAGTGATGCTATGGTAAAACAGGCGTTAACAAGCTTGCAATAA
- a CDS encoding Bax inhibitor-1 family protein: MNNNNNNDWSQQSVFVEDLTGKVAKKFFANVFLWMFVALSVSTVVAFYLATNTELLRTFFDAQTGKPNILGWVVMLSPLGISLVMNGGLSRLSYGAIVGLFILFAALLGISLSSVLLVYTSASIISCFAGAAGIFGIMAFMGYTTNVDLSKFGPILMIGVVGLIIASVANIFIQSEGFSLFMAYAGIAIFTALTAFHVQMLKRIGQGIEESGAQMLDTDAKKLAIIGAMSLYVTFINIFLSLLRIFGDRR, encoded by the coding sequence ATGAATAATAACAATAATAATGATTGGTCGCAACAATCGGTTTTCGTAGAAGACTTAACCGGTAAGGTTGCCAAGAAATTCTTTGCGAATGTTTTTTTATGGATGTTTGTAGCACTAAGTGTTTCTACAGTAGTAGCATTTTATCTGGCTACCAATACCGAATTGCTTCGTACTTTTTTTGATGCTCAAACCGGAAAACCTAATATACTTGGCTGGGTAGTGATGCTTTCGCCTCTTGGAATATCATTGGTGATGAACGGAGGACTAAGCAGGTTGTCGTATGGTGCCATAGTTGGTCTTTTTATACTATTTGCGGCATTACTGGGCATAAGCCTTAGTTCTGTTTTGCTGGTATATACTTCTGCTTCTATCATTAGCTGCTTTGCAGGCGCTGCCGGAATATTCGGTATAATGGCATTTATGGGCTATACCACTAACGTTGATTTAAGCAAATTTGGCCCTATCTTAATGATCGGGGTTGTAGGCTTAATTATCGCAAGTGTGGCAAACATATTCATTCAAAGCGAAGGCTTTAGCTTGTTTATGGCTTATGCAGGTATTGCTATTTTTACTGCATTAACAGCTTTTCACGTTCAAATGTTAAAAAGAATTGGACAGGGAATAGAAGAAAGCGGCGCGCAAATGCTTGATACTGATGCTAAAAAACTAGCCATCATTGGTGCAATGTCACTTTACGTCACTTTCATCAACATATTCTTATCATTATTAAGAATATTCGGCGACAGAAGATAA
- the metH gene encoding methionine synthase, whose amino-acid sequence MDIRAELEKRILIIDGAMGTMIQRYVLSEEDFRGERFKDHPCDVKGNNDLLNITRPDIIKAIHTEYLKAGTDIIETNTFSTQRISLADYQMEELDYEMSFEGAKIAKEAVNEFMAANPDRKCFVAGAVGPTNRTLSISPDVNDPGFRALTFDELVDAYYEQIRGLVDGGSDLLLIETIFDTLNAKAAIFAIKKYEEIIGRKIEIMISGTITDASGRTLSGQTAEAFLNSVIHANPLSIGFNCALGAKDMRPHIEELSAKAGCYVSAYPNAGLPNEFGAYDEMPHETAHLVEDFIQHGFVNIVGGCCGTTPDHIGCIAEKAKNVAPRKIPELAPHMRLSGLEPVTITPESIFVNIGERTNITGSPKFSKLILGGDFEAALAVARQQVEGGAQVIDVNMDEGMIDSEASMTKFLNLIASEPDISKLPIMVDSSKWSVIEAGLKCLQGKGIVNSISLKEGEEKFRESARKIMTYGAAVVVMAFDEQGQADNYERRKEICKRSYDILVDEIGFPPQDIIFDPNILTVATGLEEHNNYAVDFINATRWIKENLPHAKVSGGVSNISFSFRGNNTVREAMHSAFLYHAIKAGLDMGIVNAGMLEVYQEIPPELLVLVEDVLLNRREDATERLVEFADTIKSKGKEIVRDEEWRKTSVEERLSHALVKGIIEYLDADVEEARQKYDRPIQVIEGPLMDGMNIVGDLFGAGKMFLPQVVKSARVMKKAVAYLLPFIEQEKLNNPDQDQNSSAGKVLMATVKGDVHDIGKNIVGVVLACNNFEIIDMGVMVPAQDIIKKAKEINADIIGLSGLITPSLDEMVHFAKEMEREGFTIPLIIGGATTSRIHAAVKVAPNYSGPAIHVLDASRSVTVCSTLMNKDTRDEYIQGIREEYDKAREAHLNKRSDKRFKTIEEARQDNYKIDTSLVAPAPSFTGTRVFENFPLEELVPYIDWTPFFQTWELRGSYPRILEDKVVGDEAKKLFSDAKALLKRIVDEKLLTAKAVIGFWPAYAKGDDIVLDVEGKEVVIHTLRQQAEKVAGQPYYALSDFIAQQETGVPDYFGGFALTAGIGCDELVAEFEANYDDYNSIMAKALADRLAEAFAEKMHELVRKDYWGYAKDENLDNESLIKEEYAGIRPAPGYPACPEHTEKGTLFELLDAEAKIGLRLTESYAMHPTAAVSGFYFAHPESRYFGLGKITKDQIEDYAVRKNMSIDEVERWLSPNLAY is encoded by the coding sequence ATGGACATTAGAGCAGAGTTAGAAAAACGTATCCTGATCATTGATGGTGCGATGGGCACTATGATACAACGTTACGTCCTTTCTGAAGAAGATTTCAGGGGCGAACGGTTCAAAGATCACCCCTGTGATGTAAAAGGTAATAACGATTTACTGAACATTACCCGTCCTGATATCATTAAGGCCATTCATACCGAATATTTAAAGGCCGGTACAGATATCATTGAGACCAATACTTTTAGTACCCAACGCATTTCGCTGGCCGATTACCAGATGGAAGAGCTTGATTATGAAATGAGCTTTGAGGGGGCAAAAATAGCAAAAGAGGCGGTTAATGAGTTCATGGCTGCCAACCCCGACAGGAAATGTTTTGTTGCAGGTGCTGTAGGCCCTACCAACAGAACCCTGTCTATTTCTCCGGATGTAAACGACCCGGGTTTCAGGGCACTTACTTTTGATGAGCTGGTTGATGCTTACTATGAGCAAATCCGCGGATTGGTTGATGGTGGCTCAGACCTGCTTTTAATAGAAACCATTTTTGACACCTTAAATGCCAAGGCTGCCATATTTGCCATCAAAAAATACGAGGAGATAATTGGCCGTAAAATAGAGATCATGATCTCCGGAACCATTACGGATGCTTCCGGAAGAACTTTATCAGGGCAAACTGCCGAAGCTTTCTTAAACTCAGTAATCCATGCCAATCCTTTAAGCATAGGTTTTAACTGCGCTTTAGGGGCAAAAGACATGAGGCCGCACATCGAAGAGCTTTCTGCCAAAGCAGGATGCTATGTTTCGGCATATCCTAACGCAGGCCTGCCAAATGAGTTTGGTGCTTACGATGAAATGCCTCATGAAACCGCTCATCTGGTAGAAGATTTTATTCAGCATGGTTTTGTAAATATTGTAGGTGGCTGCTGTGGAACTACCCCTGATCATATCGGTTGCATAGCCGAAAAAGCTAAAAATGTAGCGCCACGTAAAATACCTGAACTAGCGCCTCATATGCGTTTAAGCGGATTGGAGCCGGTTACCATAACTCCTGAAAGTATTTTTGTAAACATTGGTGAGCGTACAAACATTACAGGTTCTCCAAAATTCTCCAAGCTCATTTTAGGTGGGGATTTTGAAGCTGCACTGGCTGTTGCGCGTCAGCAAGTTGAGGGTGGTGCACAGGTTATTGATGTGAATATGGACGAGGGGATGATTGATTCTGAAGCCTCGATGACTAAATTCCTGAACCTGATTGCGTCTGAACCTGATATTTCCAAGCTACCAATCATGGTCGATTCATCTAAATGGTCGGTTATTGAGGCAGGGCTTAAATGCCTGCAGGGGAAAGGAATTGTAAACTCCATCTCTCTTAAAGAAGGTGAAGAAAAATTCCGCGAAAGCGCCCGCAAAATCATGACTTACGGTGCTGCTGTAGTGGTTATGGCTTTTGACGAGCAGGGACAGGCCGATAATTACGAAAGAAGAAAAGAGATCTGTAAAAGATCTTATGATATTTTAGTTGATGAAATAGGCTTTCCGCCTCAGGACATCATTTTTGACCCGAATATCCTTACCGTTGCTACCGGCTTAGAGGAACACAACAACTATGCGGTAGATTTTATAAATGCTACCCGTTGGATTAAGGAAAACCTTCCCCATGCAAAAGTAAGTGGTGGTGTTTCGAACATTTCCTTCTCATTCAGAGGAAATAATACCGTTAGGGAAGCGATGCACTCCGCATTTTTATACCATGCCATTAAAGCAGGTTTAGACATGGGGATTGTAAATGCAGGTATGCTTGAGGTTTATCAGGAAATTCCGCCAGAGCTTTTAGTGCTTGTTGAGGATGTATTGTTAAACCGTCGTGAAGATGCTACTGAGCGATTGGTTGAGTTTGCAGACACCATCAAATCTAAAGGAAAAGAGATTGTAAGAGACGAGGAATGGCGTAAAACCAGCGTTGAAGAAAGACTTTCTCATGCCCTGGTTAAAGGTATTATAGAATACCTTGATGCCGATGTGGAAGAGGCACGTCAGAAATACGACAGGCCAATTCAGGTAATTGAAGGTCCTTTAATGGATGGGATGAACATTGTGGGCGACTTGTTTGGAGCCGGCAAAATGTTCCTGCCACAGGTTGTAAAATCTGCCCGTGTAATGAAAAAAGCCGTGGCCTACCTGCTGCCGTTTATTGAGCAGGAAAAACTGAACAACCCGGATCAGGATCAGAATTCATCAGCCGGAAAGGTATTGATGGCTACTGTAAAAGGTGACGTTCATGACATTGGTAAAAACATTGTGGGCGTTGTTCTGGCATGTAATAACTTCGAAATTATTGACATGGGTGTAATGGTCCCTGCACAGGATATCATTAAAAAAGCCAAAGAAATAAATGCAGATATTATTGGTTTAAGTGGTTTAATTACCCCATCGCTTGATGAAATGGTTCATTTTGCCAAAGAGATGGAGCGCGAAGGTTTTACCATTCCTTTAATTATTGGCGGTGCTACTACTTCCAGAATCCATGCTGCCGTTAAAGTTGCGCCTAACTATTCCGGCCCGGCTATACATGTGCTGGATGCATCAAGAAGTGTAACGGTGTGCAGTACTTTAATGAACAAAGATACCCGCGACGAGTACATTCAGGGAATCCGCGAAGAATATGACAAAGCACGTGAAGCGCACTTAAACAAACGCTCTGATAAACGCTTTAAAACAATTGAAGAAGCCAGACAGGATAACTATAAAATAGATACCTCACTGGTTGCTCCTGCCCCTTCTTTTACGGGAACCAGGGTATTTGAAAACTTCCCGCTTGAAGAGCTGGTACCTTATATAGACTGGACTCCGTTTTTCCAGACCTGGGAACTACGCGGCAGTTATCCGCGTATTCTTGAAGATAAAGTGGTGGGCGATGAGGCTAAAAAGCTTTTTAGTGATGCCAAAGCTTTGTTAAAAAGAATTGTTGACGAGAAGTTACTTACTGCAAAAGCGGTAATTGGTTTCTGGCCGGCATATGCAAAAGGCGATGATATTGTACTTGATGTGGAAGGTAAAGAGGTGGTAATACATACTTTACGCCAGCAGGCTGAAAAGGTTGCCGGACAGCCGTACTATGCACTATCTGATTTTATTGCTCAGCAGGAAACAGGTGTTCCTGATTATTTTGGTGGCTTTGCACTTACTGCAGGCATTGGTTGTGATGAACTGGTAGCTGAATTTGAGGCCAATTACGACGATTACAACAGCATTATGGCCAAAGCATTGGCCGACAGGCTTGCCGAAGCTTTTGCCGAGAAAATGCATGAGCTGGTGCGTAAAGATTACTGGGGTTATGCAAAGGATGAAAATCTGGATAACGAATCGCTGATTAAAGAAGAATATGCAGGTATTCGCCCCGCACCGGGATATCCGGCTTGTCCGGAGCATACCGAAAAAGGTACTTTATTTGAATTGCTTGATGCGGAGGCCAAAATTGGCCTGCGCTTAACGGAAAGCTATGCGATGCATCCTACCGCAGCCGTAAGTGGTTTTTACTTTGCCCATCCTGAATCAAGATATTTTGGACTTGGCAAAATAACCAAAGACCAGATTGAGGACTATGCTGTGCGTAAAAACATGTCGATAGATGAAGTAGAGAGATGGTTAAGCCCTAATTTAGCCTATTAA
- the metF gene encoding methylenetetrahydrofolate reductase [NAD(P)H], whose product MKIVDHINNAKGKTLFSFELLPPVKGKSIEEIYKAIDPLMEFNPPFIDVTYHREDYIYKQHSNGLLEKVSYRKRPGTVAICAAIMNRYKVDAVPHLICGGFTKEETENALIDLQFLGIDNVLVLRGDARHADSSFIPTPGGHAFATDLLQQVTDMNSGKYLHEDHSAFKTDFCIGVAGYPEKHFEAPNLKTDFKYLKQKVDMGAEFIVTQMFFDNNKYVNFVQQCRENGINVPIIPGLKPITSSKQLISLPKVFHIDLPEELTEAVQACKDEKQVKEVGIEWMIQQCKELIQVGAPVLHFYTMSNPEPTKKIAQAIF is encoded by the coding sequence ATGAAAATTGTAGACCATATTAATAATGCCAAGGGTAAAACCTTGTTCTCTTTCGAATTATTACCGCCTGTAAAAGGCAAAAGCATAGAAGAAATATACAAAGCCATAGATCCGTTGATGGAGTTTAACCCTCCTTTTATAGACGTGACTTATCATAGAGAAGACTACATTTATAAACAGCATAGCAATGGTCTTTTAGAAAAGGTTTCCTATCGCAAAAGACCAGGTACAGTAGCCATTTGTGCGGCTATTATGAACCGATACAAAGTTGATGCGGTGCCTCACCTGATTTGCGGTGGTTTTACCAAAGAAGAGACTGAAAATGCATTGATAGACCTCCAGTTTCTGGGGATAGACAATGTGCTGGTATTAAGGGGAGATGCCCGCCATGCAGATTCTTCTTTTATACCTACTCCAGGTGGCCATGCCTTTGCTACAGATTTACTGCAACAGGTAACCGACATGAACAGCGGAAAGTACCTGCACGAAGATCATTCAGCTTTTAAAACAGATTTTTGTATTGGTGTGGCCGGTTATCCGGAGAAGCATTTTGAAGCACCTAATTTGAAGACTGACTTTAAATACCTGAAACAAAAAGTGGATATGGGTGCCGAATTTATTGTAACCCAGATGTTTTTTGACAACAATAAATACGTGAATTTTGTACAGCAGTGCAGAGAGAACGGCATCAATGTGCCAATTATTCCGGGCTTAAAACCAATCACATCCTCGAAACAGCTGATCAGCCTGCCAAAGGTATTTCATATTGACCTTCCGGAGGAACTCACTGAAGCAGTACAGGCCTGCAAGGATGAGAAACAGGTAAAAGAGGTGGGCATAGAATGGATGATACAGCAATGTAAGGAGCTGATTCAGGTTGGCGCACCGGTATTACACTTCTATACCATGAGTAACCCCGAGCCTACAAAAAAAATAGCACAAGCTATATTCTAA
- a CDS encoding META domain-containing protein, with product MKKLTLLTLIIASAFTACTTMKSGTIGTGGLSQLGGTWELNYISGPRIAFNGLYPGKKPTIKFEIGDKKFSGNTSCNSYTGALVADDSSINFTAPFAMTKMACPGEGEATFLQMLRKVGSYAVTSDTTLNFMMGDIAIMRFSKKVVSN from the coding sequence ATGAAAAAACTGACGCTGCTTACTCTTATAATTGCAAGTGCCTTTACTGCATGTACTACCATGAAATCTGGAACAATAGGAACCGGTGGATTGTCGCAATTGGGTGGAACCTGGGAGCTTAATTACATATCGGGACCAAGAATAGCGTTTAACGGCTTATATCCGGGTAAAAAACCGACTATAAAATTCGAAATAGGTGATAAAAAGTTTAGTGGCAATACCAGCTGCAACTCTTACACAGGAGCACTTGTTGCTGACGATAGTTCAATAAACTTTACTGCTCCTTTTGCAATGACAAAAATGGCATGCCCCGGCGAAGGAGAAGCCACATTTCTACAAATGTTAAGAAAAGTAGGTAGTTATGCGGTAACAAGCGATACCACCCTTAATTTTATGATGGGCGATATCGCTATTATGCGGTTTAGTAAGAAAGTAGTTAGTAATTAG